A single window of Sparus aurata chromosome 12, fSpaAur1.1, whole genome shotgun sequence DNA harbors:
- the LOC115592224 gene encoding amyloid beta A4 precursor protein-binding family B member 1-interacting protein-like, with the protein MQVDHQVTSSTSLQIPPQPRTAVLRNPTPLETVQPGLVQAIINPKRGMEGPLQTPQPPKTCSSPGTAGKSCWSLDVRVAVLLLTLAGAVILLLLYRLLQIRHRLRLARARNSLEYHSFFHTATYTLKHPAPCQDLPAKNGMVAEAMQPIQTVTAVTPTVITPLPPPPVPSPPPLPLPPPPVLPPPLSIPPTPPVLAFPLHLPMIHTTPPSPHLSWGACSDVDVYSRIGAFRPSRLSSLSTHSKVILFEHSSL; encoded by the exons ATGCAGGTCGATCATCAGGTCACCAGCAGCACATCTCTCCAGATCCCCCCACAGCCGAGGACTGCTGTGCTCAGAAACCCAACCCCACTAGAAACTGTTCAGCCCGGCCTGGTCCAGGCTATCATCAATCCTAAGCGGGGTATGGAGGGACCCCTCCAGACGCCACAGCCCCCCAAGACCTGTAGCTCACCTGGAACTGCGGGAAAGTCGTGCTGGAGTTTGGATGTGAGGGTGGCCGTCCTGCTGCTGACCCTGGCTGGAGCTGTaatcctcctgctgctgtatAGACTCTTACAAATAAGACACAG GCTGAGGTTGGCCAGGGCAAGGAACTCTCTAGAGTACCACAGCTTCTTCCACACCGCCACCTACACACTGAAACACCCTGCGCCGTGTCAGGACCTGCCAGCCAAGAACGGGATGGTCGCCGAGGCTATGCAGCCTATCCAAACTGTAACCGCAGTGACACCCACCGTCATCACCCCACTTCCACCTCCACCAGTGCCCTCTCCACCCCCACTGCCACTACCACCACCTCCTGTGCTGCCTCCACCACTTTCCATCCCTCCAACACCTCCCGTCCTGGCCTTCCCTCTCCACCTGCCTATGATCCACACCACCCCACCCAGCCCTCATCTGTCATGGGGTGCCTGCTCAGACGTAGATGTGTACTCTCGGATCGGAGCTTTCAGACCCTCCAGGCTCTCCAGCCTCTCCACTCATTCGAAAGTCATCCTGTTTGAACACTCGTCTCTCTGA